In the genome of Labeo rohita strain BAU-BD-2019 unplaced genomic scaffold, IGBB_LRoh.1.0 scaffold_1154, whole genome shotgun sequence, one region contains:
- the LOC127157676 gene encoding olfactory receptor 52J3-like: MDNITYFATYTLMKPQDSKSYRHIYFTCFFFIYSLILFLNSCLCVVIVLERALHQPMYIFLCNLCLNGIYGATGFYPKFLHDLILDSYVIPSYMCAFQSFVIYSSIKCEYSTLAVMAYDRHVAICRPLDYHTKMNTFSCVVLLFICWTLPLISTLIALILSNKLVLCKNHIDKLYCDNWSIVKLSCGSTDTNNIYGLISISFHFCIFAVIIVSYVKLAIACKASLECRRKFWQTCVPHVISLVNFSVAMLFDTMYNRYGSSDFPDDLRNFLALEIIIVPPLLNPVIYGLNLKEVRMRILKSCINILKKP; encoded by the coding sequence ATGGATAATATTACTTATTTTGCAACCTACACCCTGATGAAACCACAAGACTCTAAATCTTACagacatatatattttacatgctttttctttatttatagtctaatattgtttttgaacagttgCCTTTGTGTGGTCATTGTTTTGGAGAGAGCACTTCATCAACcaatgtacatttttctgtgCAATCTATGTTTAAATGGAATATATGGAGCTACTGGATTTTATCCTAAATTCCTACATGATTTAATCCTGGATTCATATGTAATTCCTTCTTACATGTGTGCTTTTCAGTCTTTTGTTATCTACAGTTCAATTAAGTGTGAATATTCTACATTAGCAGTGATGGCTTATGACAGACATGTGGCCATATGTCGACCCTTAGACTATCATACAAAGATGAACACATTTTCTTGTGTTGTGCTGCTTTTCATATGTTGGACTTTACCATTAATTTCAACACTCATTGCTCTGATCCTATCAAATAAGTTAGTATTATGTAAAAATCACATTGATAAACTGTATTGTGACAACTGGTCAATAGTAAAGCTCTCATGTGGATCAACTGACACCAATAACATTTATGGACTAATaagcatttcatttcatttttgcattttcgcTGTAATTATTGTATCTTATGTAAAGCTTGCCATTGCATGTAAAGCATCATTAGAGTGCAGAAGAAAATTTTGGCAGACATGTGTGCCTCATGTAATTTCATTAGTTAATTTCAGTGTTGCAATGCTTTTTGATACAATGTACAACAGATATGGCTCAAGCGATTTCCCAGATGATCTGCGTAATTTTTTGGCCTTAGAAATAATTATTGTGCCACCTCTTTTAAATCCTGTAATCTATGGCTTAAACTTGAAAGAAGTCCGCATGAGAATTTTGAAatcatgtataaatattttgaaaaaaccATGA